TGGATAAAGATGGTATTAACTAAAATCAACTTGGGATAGATGCCCAAGAAGGATCTCAATTGTCTTTGAATCAATATCCAACTCGAATTAGCAAACGACATCTCCACGTTTAATAAGTTTGAAATGGTTGAATTGGCGAACCAAAGAATCCAATTTGTTTTAATCTaaacatgcataaaaaaaataaaatgttggAATAACTGAAGCTATCACATGACACTACCCGAAGCAGCACAAACATAAGCGCTCATCATATGAATAAATTCCAGTCCCTGCAAGATTTGCGCTTGGGGCCTCCTCACTAAATTATCACTTGCATCTTTCCAACCCCCTCCTACTTTACTCGAAAGAACCCAAAAAGCTAGAAAGAGCCAAAGCCCAAAAGCAACCAACACAGACACCATCAAAAGTTGAGGCATTCCATCTAGTCTTTACCTGCAGTTTAAACAAAAACACAAGTACAGGAAGATGAGTCGATACTAAATGACCTTTTTCTTTGAAGTTAAATAACATTTTGAAATTGAAGTGGTGATGAGAAATGACCATCATTTTCCGGTTCTTCGGATGAAGGATAAGAATATGATCATGATGACGAGTCCCAGAGTGACGCCTATTATGATCGCCAGAGTTTTCCCACTCACACCACCTGAGATTTCGATCAAGTCGAGCAATCTAAATAGTGGCCACTGAAAGAGAACAAAAGAGCTGCAGAACTTTAACTAGATAGCTCAAGATGTTACCGAGTGATTCATATGCATTACTATCTCATCCTGCTGTCACTGGATTCAATGGTTATATTGAAAAGGCAAACGATTAGTTTTGGAGACATCAAAAAGCGTATAAGACTTCTTTTTATTTGATCGCTTTGCTTTCCCAGTTTCTTTTTGGGAGAAAGCAGCGTTGTGTGGCCGGAAGAAAGAAGTAGCTTTATCGTAAAGTTCGTGGGAATTATGGAGAGAAAAAGTGGATGGCAACTTGGCCACTACGAGACTTTACAGTATATTCATCCAAACGTAcgtgttgatggccaactcgtcAGTATTTGACGACACAGCCAAATACAGGAGAGTCCCATAGTTCTACCTTTTAACGGTGAATTTAATTGACATGGCCATAATGTGGTAGATCTAAGCAATGACGATGTAAATAGTCCATTTATTTTCTCAAATTAACTAATATTCTTTCTCCTAAAGAATATTATCGAAGTCTCTCCCACTGGGCATTATTCTTACAAGAGACGAAACAGCAGTCTCTATCTCCTTGTAAACTTACATAAAATAAACCCCGAAACATCCAAACAAAGCATAGAATGTTCTTTAAGTTCTCAAAACAACAAGCCTAACTCGGACACAGCCCAAAGTGTTAAGAGAGCAAGCAAAAGAAAGCAACGGCAGACCACCGCCAGTTAACGTAAAGCCGCTTACCGTGATAGTGCCTCGAAGTATATACTCCGTCGGACCAGTAGCTGACGTAGCACTTCCCAAGGTAAGCATCTCCAGCATTGGCGACCCCGCAGCTGTCCTTGAGTTGCGCCACTGCCGCCGCCACGCAGTCGCTGCATTGCTTCACGCTCTGGTCGCCGACGCACTGCGCCAGCGCCCGCACGTGCCCCCCGGCACCGACCCTGTAGCTCCCTCCGCCTCCCGAGAGACCGGACAGGGCCGCGTCACGCATGCCGAGGAGGTCGGAGTTGTACCCGCCACCAGGCACGACGGAGCCGCACTTCTTATAGAGCAGAGTGGTGTCGGGTTCGCCGAGGAAGGAGTCGTTGCCGTAGCGGACGAAGCAGCCCTTGAGCTGAACGCCGGCGCCGGAAGCAGAGGGACAAAGGGACGAGAGCTGATCCAGGGCGGAGCGGACGCAAGAGGCGCAGTCGGCGACGGAGAGGTCGACGCGGCACTGAAAGAGGCCGTAGGCCGGGGACGAACCGGAAGCGGCAGAGGAGGTGAAGTTGTTGTATGAGGAGAAGGTGGCGGCGTTGGCGACCGACGTCAAAAGAGAGTCTACGTTGAACTGGTAGGGAGAACCAAGGATGTACTTCGACTGCGAGCAGCCAACGTAGACGAAGGAGGTATAGTCATCGAAAGACGCCATCGTCGTCGAGGAAATAAGGGAGAAGAGGAGACCGAGTATAGGGAAGAGCTCAGACATCTCTTTCGTGTGTTTCGCCTTTGTATGGTTTGGCTCTTGGGAGGAGCACTGGACCTGCATGAGGGTGGTGGGAGTGTGCCAAATCACTTGGGAAGAAGGAGGGGCACTAAAATATATAGCAACAAGTTTCTTTCATGGAAATGCTTCCTCGGCATGGAAGGTGGGTTGTGCAGTGGACAAACAAATTATTGGTCCAATTCAGAGGAACTTTCGGTCATTGTCTTGACCTGATCATATGTGTTGCTTAGCCTGCAAATTAGAGAGATTTCTTAACTTCGTTAGTCCACTTTCTCACACTCACATCCAGTCAATTTATATCAGTTTGATTAATAATGTTAAAATGAT
This DNA window, taken from Musa acuminata AAA Group cultivar baxijiao chromosome BXJ3-7, Cavendish_Baxijiao_AAA, whole genome shotgun sequence, encodes the following:
- the LOC135642198 gene encoding plasmodesmata-located protein 7-like; this encodes MQVQCSSQEPNHTKAKHTKEMSELFPILGLLFSLISSTTMASFDDYTSFVYVGCSQSKYILGSPYQFNVDSLLTSVANAATFSSYNNFTSSAASGSSPAYGLFQCRVDLSVADCASCVRSALDQLSSLCPSASGAGVQLKGCFVRYGNDSFLGEPDTTLLYKKCGSVVPGGGYNSDLLGMRDAALSGLSGGGGSYRVGAGGHVRALAQCVGDQSVKQCSDCVAAAVAQLKDSCGVANAGDAYLGKCYVSYWSDGVYTSRHYHGGVSGKTLAIIIGVTLGLVIMIIFLSFIRRTGK